A single region of the Chrysoperla carnea chromosome 5, inChrCarn1.1, whole genome shotgun sequence genome encodes:
- the LOC123301118 gene encoding lipase 3-like codes for MVFNIVTMLKFNLIYLMVYSQESNLTFPSSLLSTLKTLFNFDPNDVGLDPYEETKNLGYPALNHYVTTADGYILTVLQIPHGKYQEYAYSKRPVVYLVPGFLGTAACFTDNIATSNHALAYSLADAGYDVWILNARGTTFSRGHVVYNSLTDERFWDFGWHEIGTIDIPTTIDYILELTNQKELNVVGYSQGTTSLLVMLSEKPEYNEKVKVLFALAPMAFLENVNPGLKLLSANYKKLHIILSSLQIFNIFPHNNALSGPIMATCNYESNQVQLALCETIIESIAGHPQETIDPRDLHHITSHFPGGASVQQAVHYAQLINYGGFNKYDYGHYKNLEVYGQISPPSYKLENVQKRIYLIYGDGDVIADKQDVLNLYKHLPNAQLWRVNYTLWSHLDFLYAKNVYNILYKDILEILNR; via the exons ATGGTCTTTAATATTGTTACCATGTTAAAgtttaatcttatttatttaatggtttATAGTCAAGAAAGTAATTTAACATTTCCAAGTTCTTTATTATCtacattaaaaacattatttaattttgatccaaatgatGTGGGATTAGATCCG TATGAAGAAACAAAAAACTTGGGTTATCCTGCTCTAAATCATTACGTCACAACTGCAGATGGATATATATTAACTGTACTTCAAATACCTCATGGAAAATACCAAGAGTACGCATATTCAAAACGCCCAGTAGTATATTTAGTCCCAGGATTCCTGGGTACAGCTGCATGTTTCACGGACAATATAGCAACGTCAAATCATGCCCTAGCATATTCTTTGGCTGATGCAGGATATGATGTATGGATACTTAATGCAAGAGGAACAACCTTTTCTCGTGGCCATGTGGTTTATAATTCTTTGACCGATGAAAGATTTTGGGATTTTGG atGGCATGAAATTGGTACGATCGATATTCCCACGACGATAGACTATATACTTGAATTGACTAACCAAAAAGAGTTGAACGTTGTTGGGTATTCTCAAGGAACCACTTCTTTACTTGTAATGTTATCCGAAAAACCTGAGTATAACGAAAAAGTGAAAGTATTATTTGCATTGGCACCCATGGCTTTTCTTGAAAATGTAAATCCAGGGTTAAAACTTTTATcagcaaattataaaaaattacat aTCATCCTCTCTTCTTTACAAATCTTCAACATTTTCCCGCACAATAATGCGTTATCAGGACCAATTATGGCAACTTGTAATTATGAAAGTAATCAAGTCCAATTGGCACTTTGTGAAACCATAATTGAGAGTATAGCTGGTCATCCTCAAGAAACCATAGATCCA AGAGATCTCCATCATATCACAAGCCATTTTCCTGGAGGAGCTTCAGTTCAACAAGCAGTGCACTACGCCCAGCTGATTAACTACG gtggTTTCAACAAGTATGATTACGGCCATTATAAAAATCTGGAAGTATATGGACAAATATCTCCACCATcctataaattagaaaatgttcaaaaacgtatttatttaatatatggaGATGGTGATGTAATTGCAGATAAACAAGATGTActgaatttatataaacatttaccCAATGCACAATTATGGCGTGTTAATTACACATTATGGTCTCATTTGGATTTCTTGTATGCGAAAAACGTTTATAATATCTtgtataaagatattttagaGATATTAAATCGGTAG
- the LOC123300702 gene encoding lipase 3-like — translation MKFLITRSKLFIILCILCHIMATNSLLHSRSRKSDKFSLEYALIFKKLWTFDPNHLGYDAYKETLKLGYPAEKHVVETKDNYLITILRIPRGKNLTDTNESRPVVILSPALFCTAACYTDRGPETSLSYLLVDAGYDVWIVNHRGTTFSRSHVLYDPIKDKQFWDFSWHELGTLDLTATIDYALNLTEQNQASVVSFSQGTTAMFVMLAELPEYNEKIKVAFALGPSAFVDHTPLNSPIRKFLANSDHLEKLTTMLKMYGVYPHTEEISQPIMKLCNFNSTDEQLAVCNFELDIVVGHPQEQIDPRNIAQIISHYPGGASVRQLKHYNQLFQTGRFARFDYGKLLNKRIYGQEESPLYNLKNIQAPIYLMYGDGDVYVMPEDVKNLHRQLNNSKLFLVNYPPFSHLDFLYARDVKELVYDYIIEILNKYY, via the exons atgaaatttttgataacacgaagtaaattatttattatattatgcatTTTATGTCACATTATGGCGACAAATTCATTGTTACATAGTCGTTCACGTAAATCTGATAAGTTCTCTCTGGAATacgctttaatttttaagaaactatGGACATTTGACCCTAATCATTTGGGCTACGATGCc TATAAAGAAACATTGAAACTGGGGTATCCAGCAGAAAAGCATGTTGTTGAAACcaaagataattatttaattactatacTTCGTATTCCACGGGGAAAAAATCTTACTGATACAAATGAAAGTCGTCCAGTTGTCATACTTTCTCCAGCTTTATTTTGTACAGCGGCTTGTTACACGGATAGAGGTCCGGAAACATCTCTTTCATATTTACTCGTTGATGCTGGATATGATGTGTGGATCGTTAATCACAGAGGTACTACTTTCTCTAGAAGTCATGTGCTTTATGATCCTATAAAGGATAAACAATTTTGGGACTTTAG TTGGCATGAGCTGGGTACTTTGGACTTGACTGCAACCATAGATTATGCATTGAATTTGACCGAACAAAATCAAGCCAGTGTGGTTTCATTCTCACAAGGTACTACAGCTATGTTTGTCATGTTAGCCGAATTGCCTGAatacaatgaaaaaattaaagttgccTTTGCACTTGGACCGTCTGCTTTTGTGGATCATACGCCATTAAACAGCCCAATAAGAAAGTTTTTAGCAAATTCGGATCATCTTGAG AAACTCACCACAATGTTGAAAATGTATGGAGTCTATCCTCACACTGAGGAAATTTCTCAACCAATAATGaaactttgtaattttaatagtaCCGATGAACAATTAGCGGTCTGTAATTTTGAATTAGATATTGTGGTTGGACATCCTCAAGAACAAATTGATCCG AGAAATATTGCTCAAATTATTAGCCATTATCCTGGAGGAGCCTCAGTTCGGCAATTGAAacattacaatcaattatttcaaacag GTCGATTTGCAAGGTTTGATTATGGTAAACTTCTAAATAAACGTATTTATGGGCAAGAAGAATCaccattatataatttaaaaaatattcaagccCCAATATATTTAATGTACGGTGATGGTGATGTATATGTAATGCCAGAagatgtaaaaaatttacatcgtcaattgaataattcaaaattatttcttgttaATTATCCACCATTTTCACATTTAGATTTTCTATATGCTAGAGATGTTAAAGAATTAgtttatgattatattatagaaatattgaataaatattattaa